One region of Bdellovibrio bacteriovorus genomic DNA includes:
- the rpsD gene encoding 30S ribosomal protein S4: MKRTGKTPRFKRQRRLLTELPGMGKSGALERRPYPPGQHGLQRRKYSEFALQLEEKQKIRFHYGLREEQFRRIIAKAQKSASTNWVEALVNLLEKRLDNVVFRLGFASSIPAAKQLISHGKVLVNGKKVNIASAIIKVGDKIRLKDEAYDNQVYLQAKQAPRLPLPTFMVKEEVAGKEEGRLTDEPNLEAVPFAFEPGLVIGYYSMRG, translated from the coding sequence ATGAAAAGAACAGGTAAAACTCCACGCTTTAAAAGACAAAGACGTTTACTCACGGAACTTCCTGGTATGGGGAAGTCTGGCGCTTTAGAAAGACGCCCTTATCCTCCGGGCCAACACGGCTTGCAACGTCGTAAGTATTCTGAGTTTGCTTTGCAATTGGAAGAAAAACAAAAAATCCGTTTCCACTACGGTCTGCGTGAAGAGCAATTCCGTCGTATCATCGCGAAAGCGCAAAAATCAGCTTCTACAAACTGGGTTGAGGCATTGGTCAACCTTTTGGAAAAACGTTTGGACAACGTGGTTTTCCGTCTGGGCTTTGCTTCTAGCATTCCAGCGGCGAAACAATTGATCTCTCACGGTAAAGTTTTGGTGAATGGTAAGAAAGTGAACATCGCTTCCGCTATTATTAAGGTCGGCGACAAGATTCGTTTGAAAGACGAAGCTTACGACAACCAAGTCTACTTGCAGGCGAAACAAGCTCCGCGCCTTCCGCTTCCGACATTCATGGTGAAAGAAGAAGTTGCGGGTAAAGAAGAAGGCCGCCTGACTGATGAACCGAATTTGGAAGCAGTTCCTTTTGCTTTCGAACCAGGTCTTGTCATCGGTTACTACTCAATGAGGGGCTAA